In one Cottoperca gobio chromosome 12, fCotGob3.1, whole genome shotgun sequence genomic region, the following are encoded:
- the brf2 gene encoding transcription factor IIIB 50 kDa subunit isoform X1, whose protein sequence is MLNWNVCPSLYCLCQDHAEPLTSKRLYLPGHILRAPLSLRCTGRQFIWKMSRAGLSCPGCGSSNVVDDDLYCQAQLVCVDCGSVVSEGALADDYVGDTEISYSRTTAVAKKPCMNLIKGLQRVKAICRILRVNGEIENLSQTYYSQAYQHVGFIRVSLQKKEVLAGCCVLVSCRLLNWPITMGTISCLLDADPMVVGVIYQEMVKILNIEAPIFNIADVMEAHSQEYQISSLHVPEELSENSKDLAKRAVALVELAADSWIVTGRQPIPIMMAAIYLSWQSLKPNKLRLKFTLDKFCQIAKVNKLKPAMKRITELKEVLCKLGKEIPWVNEAVTPDNVVRQVEDIVKHRYALLRRALRTHQDALLAECQASCEDSLTEESAPSQEQNSNASFLQQCELNAKRGRRDGDDNPCTLPELHSDTQDNQGPAPNWGKRMLFAPPCVIHAKKRRVEQRVLTDVTGDEEISDSEIDSYIRTPLEAREFARTQKMLSE, encoded by the exons ATGTTGAACTGGAACGTTTGCCCTTCACTGTACTGTTTATGTCAGGACCATGCGGAACCATTGACTTCCAAACGTCTGTATCTACCCGGACACATTTTACGCGCCCCG TTGTCTCTCCGCTGCACGGGGCGGCAGTTTATTTGGAAGATGTCTCGTGCAGGTTTGAGCTGCCCGGGCTGCGGCTCCTCCAACGTTGTAGACGATGATCTGTACTGTCAGGCCCAGCTGGTGTGCGTGGACTGCGGCTCTGTGGTGTCCGAAGGGGCTTTGGCCGACGACTACGTCGGAGATACAG AAATCAGCTACAGCCGAACCACAGCTGTGGCCAAAAAGCCATGTATGAACCTGATTAAAG GTCTGCAGCGTGTGAAAGCGATTTGTCGGATTCTCAGAGTTAACGGTGAGATTGAGAATCTTTCGCAGACTTATTACAGCCAGGCCTATCAGCATGTGGGTTTCATCAGAGTGAGCCTCCAGAAGAAAGAGGTTCTTGCTGGTTGCTGTGTGCTTGTAAGCTGCAGACTACTTAATTGGCCCATAACCATGGGAACAATCAGCTGCCTGTTGGATGCCGACCCGATGGTGGTGGGAGTGATTTACCAAGAGATGGTCAAGATTCTTAACATTGAGGCTCCGATCTTTAACATCGCCGATGTGATGGAGGCCCACAGTCAGGA GTACCAAATTAGCTCACTTCACGTTCCTGAAGAATTGTCTGAGAACTCCAAGGACTTAGCGAAACGTGCTGTGGCCTTGGTGGAGCTGGCGGCAGATTCCTGGATTGTGACTGGCCGTCAACCCATCCCGATCATGATGGCGGCAATCTATCTGTCCTGGCAGTCCTTGAAACCCAACAAGCTACGCCTGAAATTCACTCTGGACAAATTCTGTCAGATTGCCAAAGTGAATAAACTCAAACCTGCCATGAAGAGAATAACTGAGTTGAAGGAGGTGCTGTGCAAGCTGGGTAAGGAGATTCCCTGGGTCAACGAAGCGGTGACACCAGACAATGTTGTCCGGCAGGTGGAGGATATTGTAAAGCACAGGTATGCCCTGCTAAGGAGGGCTCTGAGAACGCACCAGGACGCTCTGCTGGCAGAGTGTCAGGCCAGCTGTGAGGACTCTCTGACTGAGGAGTCTGCTCCCTCCCAAGAGCAGAATTCAAATGCATCCTTTTTGCAACAatgtgagctaaatgctaaaaggGGCCGGCGAGATGGAGATGATAATCCATGCACACTGCCTGAGCTGCACAGTGACACTCAGGACAACCAAGGTCCAGCACCAAACTGGGGTAAGAGAATGCTGTTTGCTCCCCCGTGTGTGATCCatgcaaagaaaaggagagTGGAGCAGCGTGTACTCACCGATGTAACTGGTGATGAGGAAATCTCCGATAGTGAAATTGACTCGTACATCCGCACTCCTCTGGAAGCTCGAGAGTTTGCTCGGACACAGAAGATGCTTTCTGAGTGA
- the brf2 gene encoding transcription factor IIIB 50 kDa subunit isoform X2, with protein MSRAGLSCPGCGSSNVVDDDLYCQAQLVCVDCGSVVSEGALADDYVGDTEISYSRTTAVAKKPCMNLIKGLQRVKAICRILRVNGEIENLSQTYYSQAYQHVGFIRVSLQKKEVLAGCCVLVSCRLLNWPITMGTISCLLDADPMVVGVIYQEMVKILNIEAPIFNIADVMEAHSQEYQISSLHVPEELSENSKDLAKRAVALVELAADSWIVTGRQPIPIMMAAIYLSWQSLKPNKLRLKFTLDKFCQIAKVNKLKPAMKRITELKEVLCKLGKEIPWVNEAVTPDNVVRQVEDIVKHRYALLRRALRTHQDALLAECQASCEDSLTEESAPSQEQNSNASFLQQCELNAKRGRRDGDDNPCTLPELHSDTQDNQGPAPNWGKRMLFAPPCVIHAKKRRVEQRVLTDVTGDEEISDSEIDSYIRTPLEAREFARTQKMLSE; from the exons ATGTCTCGTGCAGGTTTGAGCTGCCCGGGCTGCGGCTCCTCCAACGTTGTAGACGATGATCTGTACTGTCAGGCCCAGCTGGTGTGCGTGGACTGCGGCTCTGTGGTGTCCGAAGGGGCTTTGGCCGACGACTACGTCGGAGATACAG AAATCAGCTACAGCCGAACCACAGCTGTGGCCAAAAAGCCATGTATGAACCTGATTAAAG GTCTGCAGCGTGTGAAAGCGATTTGTCGGATTCTCAGAGTTAACGGTGAGATTGAGAATCTTTCGCAGACTTATTACAGCCAGGCCTATCAGCATGTGGGTTTCATCAGAGTGAGCCTCCAGAAGAAAGAGGTTCTTGCTGGTTGCTGTGTGCTTGTAAGCTGCAGACTACTTAATTGGCCCATAACCATGGGAACAATCAGCTGCCTGTTGGATGCCGACCCGATGGTGGTGGGAGTGATTTACCAAGAGATGGTCAAGATTCTTAACATTGAGGCTCCGATCTTTAACATCGCCGATGTGATGGAGGCCCACAGTCAGGA GTACCAAATTAGCTCACTTCACGTTCCTGAAGAATTGTCTGAGAACTCCAAGGACTTAGCGAAACGTGCTGTGGCCTTGGTGGAGCTGGCGGCAGATTCCTGGATTGTGACTGGCCGTCAACCCATCCCGATCATGATGGCGGCAATCTATCTGTCCTGGCAGTCCTTGAAACCCAACAAGCTACGCCTGAAATTCACTCTGGACAAATTCTGTCAGATTGCCAAAGTGAATAAACTCAAACCTGCCATGAAGAGAATAACTGAGTTGAAGGAGGTGCTGTGCAAGCTGGGTAAGGAGATTCCCTGGGTCAACGAAGCGGTGACACCAGACAATGTTGTCCGGCAGGTGGAGGATATTGTAAAGCACAGGTATGCCCTGCTAAGGAGGGCTCTGAGAACGCACCAGGACGCTCTGCTGGCAGAGTGTCAGGCCAGCTGTGAGGACTCTCTGACTGAGGAGTCTGCTCCCTCCCAAGAGCAGAATTCAAATGCATCCTTTTTGCAACAatgtgagctaaatgctaaaaggGGCCGGCGAGATGGAGATGATAATCCATGCACACTGCCTGAGCTGCACAGTGACACTCAGGACAACCAAGGTCCAGCACCAAACTGGGGTAAGAGAATGCTGTTTGCTCCCCCGTGTGTGATCCatgcaaagaaaaggagagTGGAGCAGCGTGTACTCACCGATGTAACTGGTGATGAGGAAATCTCCGATAGTGAAATTGACTCGTACATCCGCACTCCTCTGGAAGCTCGAGAGTTTGCTCGGACACAGAAGATGCTTTCTGAGTGA
- the prlhr2b gene encoding prolactin releasing hormone receptor 2b, whose translation MEGNISGSVASTQPPVSGEQTDGHIYEVAVQNSSTSQFADVALLQTFKPLIIPCYVLVVVVGVFGNYLLLYVICRTRKMYNVTNFFIGNLAFSDMLMCVTCVPFTLAYAFNPHGWVFGRPMCYLVFLIQPVTVYVSVFTLTAIAVDRYYATVHPLKKRTSVATCASVLTSIWLLSCVLVAPAVTHTYHVEFKEEGFTICEEFWLGKEKERRAYAYSTLLVTYVLPLSAVFVSYLCITVKLRKCVAPGRRTQDQAGAQQARKRKIFRLVALLVSAFAVCWLPIHVFNVLRDIDIHLINKRYFLLIQLLCHLCAMSSSCCNPFLYAWLHDRFRTELRKMFKCRHRIGVPANHCAASVVL comes from the exons ATGGAGGGCAATATCAGTGGATCGGTTGCAAGCACGCAGCCACCTGTGTCCGGagaacagacagatggacacatTTACGAGGTTGCGGTGCAGAACAGCTCCACCTCCCAGTTTGCAGATGTGGCTCTGCTGCAGACGTTCAAGCCTCTCATCATCCCCTGTTATGTGCTCGTTGTGGTGGTGGGCGTCTTTGGGAATTACTTGCTTCTCTATGTCATCTGCCGAACCCGCAAGATGTACAATGTCACCAACTTCTTCATCGGAAACCTGGCCTTCTCTGACATGCTCATGTGTGTGACCTGCGTCCCTTTCACTCTCGCCTACGCCTTCAACCCGCACGGTTGGGTTTTTGGCCGTCCGATGTGCTACCTGGTGTTCCTCATCCAGCCAGTGACAGTCTATGTGTCAGTCTTCACGCTCACTGCTATTGCTGTGGACAG ATATTACGCAACAGTTCATCCCCTGAAGAAGCGTACCTCTGTGGCTACCTGCGCCTCCGTCCTCACCAGCATCTGGCTGCTATCCTGCGTGCTGGTCGCTCCAGCAGTCACCCACACGTACCATGTAGAGTTCAAAGAAGAAGGCTTCACCATCTGTGAGGAATTCTGGTTgggcaaagagaaagaaagacgtgCTTATGCATACAGCACTCTGCTGGTTACGTACGTCCTGCCGTTGTCCGCTGTCTTTGTCTCTTATCTCTGTATTACTGTGAAACTAAGAAAGTGTGTTGCACCGGGCCGCAGGACACAAGACCAGGCGGGTGCTCAACAAGCTCGTAAGAGAAAGATCTTTCGCCTGGTTGCACTCTTGGTGTCAGCCTTTGCAGTGTGTTGGCTTCCTATTCATGTATTCAATGTGCTACGAGACATAGACATCCATCTAATTAACAAGCGCTACTTTTTACTCATCCAACTGCTGTGCCACCTGTGCGCCATGAGCTCATCCTGCTGTAACCCCTTCCTCTATGCGTGGCTACACGACCGCTTCCGCACTGAGCTACGGAAGATGTTCAAGTGCCGTCATCGCATTGGAGTGCCTGCTAATCACTGTGCTGCCAGTGTGGTCTTGTAA